A single region of the Eleginops maclovinus isolate JMC-PN-2008 ecotype Puerto Natales chromosome 4, JC_Emac_rtc_rv5, whole genome shotgun sequence genome encodes:
- the mtfmt gene encoding methionyl-tRNA formyltransferase, mitochondrial isoform X2 encodes MWLLGRTAALRCLQAGGRQRPPRRLSSSGPPWRLLFFGSDHFAVESLKLLSSNRSSSGGVVESLEVVALPGDVPVKRFALQNQLPVHSWPPHSVEGQFDVGVVVSFGCLLPEKLINKFPHGILNVHPSLLPRWRGPAPIFHTILHGDSVTGVSIIQIRPHRFDVGPILQQELHQVPEGCTADQLEAALSTKGAHLLVDTLMTLSERIAQKKEQSRTGGTFAPKINTSMSWVEWEEQTCDQINRLYRAIGCRTPLRTTWMGRTIKLLDFVGRCHISLLGWLGGIQVCGPEEEADGRRLL; translated from the exons ATGTGGCTGCTGGGCAGGACCGCGGCGCTCCGCTGCCTGCAGGCCGGCGGGAGGCAGCGGCCGCCCCGCAGACTCTCCTCCTCCGGACCCCCCTGGAGGCTGCTGTTCTTCGGGTCAGACCACTTCGCTGTGGAGTCTCTGAAACTGCTCTCATCCAACAG GAGCTCCAGTGGGGGGGTGGTGGAGTCCCTTGAGGTTGTGGCTCTGCCGGGGGACGTCCCGGTGAAGAGGTTCGCTCTGCAGAACCAGCTCCCAGTCCACAGCTGGCCCCCCCACTCTGTGGAAGGACAGTTTGATGTGGGGGTGGTGGTGTCCTTCGGATGTTTGCTCCCCGAGAAGCTCATCAACAAGTTCCCACA TGGGATTCTGAATGTTCACCCCAGCCTGCTGCCCAGGTGGAGGGGTCCGGCCCCCATCTTCCACACCATCCTGCATGGTGACTCTGTGACGGGGGTCTCCATCATCCAGATCCGCCCTCACAG GTTTGATGTGGGCCCCATCCTCCAGCAGGAGCTCCATCAGGTCCCTGAAGGCTGCACTGCAGACCAGCTGGAAGCCGCCCTTTCCACTAAAGGAGCGCACCTG ctgGTTGATACACTGATGACTCTGTCTGAGAGAATAGCtcagaaaaaagagcaaagcCGGACCGGAGGAACATTTG CCCCAAAAATCAATACCTCCATGAGCTGGGTGGAGTGGGAGGAGCAGACCTGTGATCAGATCAATCGTCTCTACCGCGCCATCGGCTGCAGG ACTCCTCTGAGGACCACCTGGATGGGCAGGACGATAAAACTCCTGGATTTTGTAGGAAGATGTCATATTTCATTATTAG